The following proteins come from a genomic window of Companilactobacillus pabuli:
- a CDS encoding conserved phage C-terminal domain-containing protein yields the protein MAEKYQRGFKGIWIPADLWFDKNLKNKNELILYLEIDSLSTKEQACFASNNYLAEFMNLSSGRVSQLISSLEEKGYIKTQKIYSKKNPKQVEKRYMYPVRKLNRGVVNKLKDPTKFSKGGYLENDKGSVLVLDNKKHSNKNIVEQARPTPPYKQVIDYLNQKANKHFRYAETSKKHIRARWNEGYQLDDFKKVIDIKCVDWLVDPKMNEYLRPSTLFGAKFESYLNSKPRKKKNGYQKSHIETATNWDEVKAEEVPENSQELQERLAKMRGRKNATN from the coding sequence TTGGCTGAAAAATATCAACGTGGATTCAAAGGAATCTGGATACCTGCTGATTTGTGGTTTGATAAGAATTTAAAAAATAAAAATGAATTAATTCTTTATCTCGAAATAGACAGTTTATCCACGAAGGAGCAAGCATGTTTCGCATCAAATAATTATCTTGCTGAATTCATGAATCTTTCTTCTGGCAGGGTTTCTCAATTGATCTCCAGTTTAGAAGAAAAAGGATATATTAAAACGCAAAAAATATATTCAAAGAAAAATCCTAAGCAAGTCGAAAAAAGATATATGTACCCAGTTAGAAAATTAAATAGGGGGGTAGTTAATAAATTAAAGGACCCTACTAAGTTTTCTAAAGGGGGGTACTTAGAAAATGATAAGGGTAGTGTACTAGTTTTAGATAATAAAAAGCATAGTAATAAAAATATTGTCGAGCAAGCACGACCAACCCCACCTTACAAACAAGTAATCGATTATTTGAATCAAAAAGCAAACAAGCACTTTAGATACGCTGAGACCAGTAAGAAGCACATACGTGCTCGCTGGAATGAAGGCTATCAATTGGACGATTTTAAGAAGGTCATTGATATAAAGTGTGTTGATTGGCTAGTTGATCCAAAAATGAATGAATACCTGAGACCCTCAACCCTTTTCGGTGCTAAGTTTGAAAGCTATCTAAACAGTAAGCCCAGGAAGAAGAAAAACGGATATCAAAAGAGCCATATTGAAACGGCTACTAATTGGGATGAGGTTAAAGCTGAAGAAGTTCCAGAGAATTCACAAGAATTACAGGAAAGATTAGCAAAAATGAGAGGTAGAAAAAATGCTACAAATTAA
- a CDS encoding putative HNHc nuclease, with product MRTFAKLLGIQGKKVSLELDDDLNILKVTKLAANKRPTVELNIDDGRSISPDQRKKIYAIIGDISKWSGYSVEKETPQVMKWTYLTNTGADMFSLSNCSMTQANKYLSWLLDFCFENDVPFRSKTWDMLPNDYAMQLRCLEHRKCCICGKHADIAHYQAVGMGRNRHHIDHSKFYFMSLCRIHHTEQHKIGIKTFLQKYHIKPIKLDKEDRKKLHIGG from the coding sequence ATGAGGACTTTTGCCAAGCTGCTAGGAATTCAAGGTAAGAAGGTTAGCTTGGAACTTGATGATGATTTAAATATTTTAAAAGTAACTAAGCTAGCTGCTAATAAAAGACCAACAGTTGAATTAAATATTGACGATGGACGTTCAATTAGCCCTGATCAAAGAAAAAAGATTTATGCGATTATTGGCGATATTAGTAAATGGAGTGGTTACTCTGTTGAGAAAGAAACACCTCAAGTCATGAAATGGACCTATTTAACCAATACGGGTGCTGACATGTTCAGCCTATCGAATTGTTCAATGACACAGGCTAATAAGTATCTTAGTTGGTTGTTGGATTTCTGCTTTGAAAATGATGTTCCATTTAGGTCGAAGACCTGGGATATGTTGCCAAATGATTACGCTATGCAATTAAGATGTTTGGAACATAGAAAGTGCTGTATTTGTGGTAAACACGCTGACATAGCCCATTATCAAGCTGTAGGGATGGGAAGAAACAGACACCATATAGATCATAGTAAATTCTATTTTATGTCACTATGCCGAATACATCACACTGAGCAACACAAAATAGGAATTAAAACATTCCTTCAAAAGTATCACATTAAACCAATCAAATTAGACAAAGAGGACCGCAAGAAATTGCATATAGGCGGTTAG
- a CDS encoding AAA family ATPase, giving the protein MEITIAKREKIKIPILVTGASGSGKTASSLIMAKGIIEKMFPKLSEEDQWKKIAVIDTEHERAKYYADTELAGVHIGEFYHANFEPPYNDKALMQGVNELKKMGIEVIILDSLSHLWSGKGGIQDIVDDIQRKNSKAQMTAWNKVKPNINNMLHTLTANSIYIISTARSKTGYDMEKNDKGKVVPVKVGLQPEIRSGWEYEFAINFNINQDHTAEAVKDNTNMFDGVEPITKETGYKIYEWSSEGVDPEEERQALIAKVQELFNLDDENKRTVVGWENQSNIKFEHWDKNQLRYAISNLHKIDSVVKLPSNKEQTTQSFEEVPSKQKESEKMGMAEQFERATQKA; this is encoded by the coding sequence ATGGAAATAACAATTGCTAAACGTGAAAAAATTAAAATTCCTATTTTGGTTACAGGTGCATCAGGTTCTGGCAAAACGGCTAGTTCACTGATTATGGCCAAAGGAATCATTGAAAAGATGTTTCCGAAGTTGTCCGAAGAAGATCAATGGAAAAAGATTGCTGTCATTGATACAGAGCATGAAAGGGCTAAATATTATGCTGATACAGAATTAGCTGGAGTCCATATTGGTGAGTTTTATCACGCCAATTTTGAACCACCATACAATGACAAAGCCTTAATGCAGGGTGTTAATGAACTTAAAAAAATGGGTATTGAAGTTATTATTTTGGATTCCCTATCACATCTCTGGAGTGGTAAAGGTGGCATTCAAGATATCGTCGATGATATTCAACGTAAAAATTCAAAAGCTCAAATGACAGCTTGGAATAAAGTAAAACCTAATATTAACAACATGTTGCATACGTTAACGGCTAATTCAATCTATATCATTAGCACAGCACGTAGCAAAACTGGCTATGACATGGAAAAAAATGATAAAGGAAAAGTTGTTCCCGTCAAGGTTGGATTACAGCCAGAAATACGAAGTGGATGGGAATATGAATTCGCTATTAATTTCAATATTAATCAGGACCATACGGCCGAGGCTGTAAAAGACAATACAAATATGTTTGATGGTGTTGAGCCTATTACTAAAGAAACAGGATACAAAATTTACGAATGGTCATCAGAAGGCGTTGATCCTGAAGAAGAACGTCAAGCACTGATTGCTAAGGTTCAAGAGCTTTTTAATTTAGATGATGAAAATAAGAGAACTGTAGTAGGTTGGGAGAATCAATCCAATATTAAATTTGAACATTGGGATAAGAACCAATTGCGCTATGCTATTTCAAATCTTCATAAAATTGATTCAGTCGTTAAATTACCATCCAATAAAGAACAGACAACACAATCATTTGAAGAGGTTCCTAGCAAGCAAAAAGAATCCGAAAAGATGGGCATGGCAGAACAATTTGAAAGAGCCACTCAAAAAGCATGA
- a CDS encoding DUF1351 domain-containing protein — MSNEVETVSNEFSVTYKPSELKINNFAELKAKVQNFSDQYKDLVATDESLAGAKSAKAELNKLVKAIDTERKRIKKEYNEPYNDFKLNIDDLQTILKQTIGPISEQIANIETQQRNERANKVRELINEMAPEYGINPDTIEIEHEWTNKTMSQTKLIRTLKDGFTALKHQQESLELNKKLVDEHCKTKGIDSSGWLSQIDQDTDIKQLLISIDRAVEDKARKEQQKKNEQEYEDAIRKSQQTKVEDKTVDQETGEIVDEEEAIDDDAPSQWTMAFRVTGDFDKLKLLNDFIIKNNISNEMIEPLKELED, encoded by the coding sequence ATGTCTAACGAAGTTGAAACTGTTTCAAATGAATTTAGTGTCACATACAAGCCTTCAGAATTAAAAATCAATAACTTCGCTGAATTAAAGGCAAAAGTTCAAAACTTTTCTGATCAGTATAAAGACTTAGTTGCCACTGATGAAAGTTTGGCTGGCGCTAAGAGTGCTAAAGCAGAACTTAATAAATTGGTTAAGGCTATCGATACCGAGCGTAAGAGAATCAAGAAGGAATACAACGAGCCTTATAACGATTTCAAATTAAACATAGATGACCTTCAAACTATATTGAAACAGACCATTGGTCCAATCAGTGAACAAATTGCCAATATCGAAACCCAACAGCGTAATGAGCGAGCTAATAAAGTCAGGGAATTAATCAATGAGATGGCTCCTGAATATGGAATTAATCCGGATACTATTGAAATTGAGCACGAGTGGACTAATAAGACGATGAGCCAAACAAAGCTCATTAGAACGCTCAAAGATGGCTTTACTGCTCTGAAACATCAGCAAGAATCATTGGAACTAAATAAAAAATTAGTTGATGAACATTGCAAAACAAAAGGTATTGATTCGTCAGGCTGGTTAAGTCAAATTGACCAGGATACCGACATCAAACAACTTCTTATATCTATTGATAGGGCTGTTGAAGATAAAGCACGTAAAGAGCAGCAAAAGAAGAATGAGCAAGAGTATGAAGATGCCATTCGCAAATCTCAACAAACCAAAGTTGAAGATAAAACTGTTGATCAAGAGACTGGTGAAATTGTTGATGAAGAAGAGGCTATTGATGATGATGCACCAAGTCAATGGACAATGGCTTTTAGAGTTACAGGTGATTTTGACAAGCTCAAGTTACTTAATGATTTCATTATTAAAAACAACATTAGTAACGAAATGATTGAGCCATTAAAAGAATTGGAGGATTAA
- a CDS encoding helix-turn-helix domain-containing protein has translation MAKANEFLTVDEAAAYALVKRRTIYNWLHQGLPSYKLGRRRIDPDDLDEFISKKKQNILI, from the coding sequence ATGGCAAAAGCAAATGAATTCTTAACCGTCGATGAAGCTGCAGCATATGCATTGGTTAAGCGTAGAACCATCTACAACTGGTTACATCAAGGCTTGCCAAGTTACAAGTTAGGCAGACGTCGTATTGATCCAGATGATTTAGATGAGTTCATCAGTAAGAAAAAACAAAATATTTTAATTTAA
- a CDS encoding helix-turn-helix transcriptional regulator has protein sequence MKQRKWLKEIREQKNMTQLEFSELLNIPVTTYASWEQGVRNPSIDKAKDVSEILGIDWTIFFEHELLEMSRK, from the coding sequence ATGAAGCAAAGAAAATGGTTAAAAGAAATACGTGAGCAAAAAAATATGACCCAATTAGAATTTTCAGAGCTTCTGAATATTCCAGTAACTACGTATGCTTCATGGGAACAAGGAGTAAGAAATCCAAGTATCGATAAAGCAAAAGATGTATCTGAAATTTTAGGAATTGATTGGACTATTTTTTTTGAACACGAACTACTCGAAATGAGTAGAAAGTAA
- a CDS encoding helix-turn-helix domain-containing protein, with product MFAERLKLLRSQTKMTQKEAAVKIGVAPTTYASWEQGKREPDISSQNKLADLYNVTLDYMSGRTNNPLPPSDNEPELMAAHLDKKYSDLSPEEQKQVDDFADYVRNKKRNNK from the coding sequence ATGTTTGCTGAAAGATTAAAACTTTTAAGAAGTCAAACAAAAATGACACAAAAAGAAGCAGCAGTAAAAATCGGTGTTGCTCCTACTACATATGCTTCGTGGGAACAAGGTAAACGTGAACCAGATATTTCTTCTCAAAACAAACTTGCTGATCTTTATAATGTAACTTTAGATTACATGAGTGGTAGAACTAATAATCCACTCCCTCCTTCAGATAATGAACCAGAATTAATGGCGGCTCATTTGGATAAAAAATATTCAGACTTATCTCCAGAAGAACAAAAACAGGTGGATGATTTTGCCGACTATGTTAGAAACAAGAAGAGAAACAATAAATAG
- a CDS encoding ImmA/IrrE family metallo-endopeptidase: MNKLEKLMSNYPELSFTFTNRMPLFQGAYIFNNEVYINSNRDYRQNLQDLAEEIGHWKTTSGDIRKESTLYDQKQEHEARQFGYMMIVSLDGLIDCFKKGIATPWDIADYFECDIDYIWNALDTYKIKYGENFDYKGYNFDLRRGFNMARIRVKSR; this comes from the coding sequence TTGAACAAACTAGAAAAGTTAATGAGTAATTATCCTGAATTATCATTTACATTTACCAACAGAATGCCACTTTTTCAGGGAGCATACATATTTAATAATGAGGTTTATATAAACTCTAATCGAGATTACAGGCAAAATCTTCAGGATTTGGCTGAGGAAATTGGACATTGGAAAACAACGTCTGGTGATATTCGAAAGGAATCAACATTGTATGATCAAAAACAAGAACACGAAGCACGTCAATTTGGCTATATGATGATCGTTAGCCTTGATGGATTAATTGATTGCTTTAAAAAAGGTATTGCAACACCTTGGGATATAGCTGATTATTTTGAATGTGATATCGATTATATTTGGAACGCACTAGATACATATAAGATTAAATATGGGGAAAACTTTGACTATAAAGGATATAACTTTGATTTAAGACGTGGATTTAATATGGCTAGAATTAGAGTAAAATCAAGATAG
- a CDS encoding tyrosine-type recombinase/integrase, which translates to MPKKRVSKTIKPYVLKNGQTRYKFAIRVDDTHTTTRRGFYTVEEAEIAYINLRKKILDDDYNEHGGYVKFNQIYKDWLKSYKNTVKESTFYKTKSLFKCNVLPHFGDKYIKDIDVNTCQKALNKWVSNLVHYKEVFNYANLIFKEALRRDYISINPMDKLDVPKKTKHKEKAKKNYNHRNFYTIEEQEKFLNHAKNYNFEKYAFFRLLAFTGLRREEMLPLKWNDLKNDMLRVNKALVRIDRQGYKIQSTKNDEIRNLIIDPRTIDILNEWKKQQQNESPSDEQENQLIFMNPKTKSNFSLEVPRRWQQKINDDIQLDHNVTLHGFRHTHGTLLLDNNSDLTFKDLQKRLGHKNLQTTINTYLHATNKSDDKMMEALKKVDDISNSSNKSKKE; encoded by the coding sequence ATGCCTAAAAAGCGAGTTTCAAAAACAATAAAACCCTATGTTCTAAAGAATGGCCAAACTAGATATAAATTTGCTATAAGGGTCGATGACACACACACAACTACTCGACGTGGTTTCTATACAGTCGAAGAAGCTGAAATAGCATATATTAACCTCAGAAAGAAGATTTTAGATGATGACTATAATGAACACGGAGGTTATGTAAAATTCAATCAGATCTACAAGGATTGGCTAAAAAGCTATAAAAACACTGTGAAAGAATCAACTTTTTATAAAACTAAGAGCCTATTCAAGTGCAACGTACTTCCCCATTTTGGAGACAAATATATTAAAGACATTGATGTTAATACATGTCAGAAAGCTTTAAATAAATGGGTAAGTAATTTAGTTCACTACAAAGAAGTGTTTAATTATGCTAATTTAATTTTTAAAGAGGCTTTAAGGCGTGATTATATATCAATTAATCCAATGGATAAATTAGATGTACCCAAAAAAACTAAGCATAAAGAGAAAGCAAAGAAAAATTATAATCACAGAAACTTTTATACAATTGAAGAACAAGAGAAGTTTTTGAATCATGCAAAAAATTATAATTTCGAAAAATATGCTTTTTTTCGTCTACTAGCATTCACAGGATTGCGACGTGAAGAAATGCTACCTTTGAAGTGGAATGACTTAAAAAACGATATGCTACGTGTTAATAAGGCACTTGTTCGGATTGACCGTCAAGGATACAAAATTCAGTCCACTAAGAATGACGAAATCAGAAACCTGATTATTGATCCAAGAACCATTGACATTTTGAATGAGTGGAAAAAGCAACAACAAAATGAAAGTCCAAGTGATGAACAAGAAAATCAGCTAATTTTTATGAATCCAAAAACTAAATCTAACTTCTCTCTTGAGGTTCCAAGAAGATGGCAGCAAAAGATAAATGACGATATCCAGTTGGACCACAATGTGACATTACACGGATTTCGTCATACGCATGGAACACTTCTTTTAGACAACAATAGTGATTTGACTTTCAAAGACCTTCAAAAGCGCTTAGGACATAAGAACCTACAAACAACAATCAATACTTATCTTCATGCTACAAATAAATCTGATGATAAAATGATGGAGGCCTTAAAAAAAGTGGATGACATTTCTAACTCATCAAACAAAAGCAAAAAAGAATAA
- a CDS encoding YxeA family protein, translated as MSKKIGSILIVGIILLIPFLGYELWYVPNYAGEDYYTFVGDSYQEVIEKDDSGNDYRAYYYRQKSYDKDGNEKLLKFNSAIGRPIKPDNFIKVTYNKKRDLVLSWEKVQKNEVPTKSFDAINK; from the coding sequence ATGAGTAAAAAAATCGGGTCTATCTTAATAGTAGGAATAATTTTATTAATACCATTTTTGGGATATGAATTGTGGTATGTACCTAATTATGCTGGCGAAGATTACTATACTTTTGTAGGCGATTCGTATCAGGAAGTAATTGAAAAAGACGACTCAGGCAATGACTATCGTGCTTACTATTATCGCCAAAAATCATACGATAAAGATGGTAATGAAAAACTTCTAAAATTTAATAGTGCTATTGGCCGCCCTATCAAACCAGATAACTTCATCAAAGTAACTTATAATAAAAAACGAGATTTAGTTTTATCATGGGAAAAAGTTCAAAAAAATGAAGTACCAACCAAATCATTCGATGCTATAAACAAATAA
- a CDS encoding alpha/beta hydrolase: MRVKKYVKVILSIAIGVALVADIGGSGYLFHYAFSKNGYSSKPQGPLSKDDKWFVNSKTETWQQTSKDKLKLKARFLPAEKKTAKTVVVIHGYGTGSSYMGDYAKMFHDAGYNVLAPDNRSFGMSQGKYVGYGWKDRDDIMNWIKQINQKFGQKSEIGLFGVSMGAATVMYTLGKHPSNVKFAIADCGYSTISGELNYQIKDMFNLPSFPLVPTASLYGDALAGYNFYQASTKDTLKNNKVPLYIIHGSKDKFVPTENAYKNYQYDKGPKKLWIVKGAGHAEAKKVAGQKYVTNTIDFAKEYFK, encoded by the coding sequence ATGCGAGTAAAAAAGTATGTTAAAGTTATTCTTTCTATTGCAATTGGGGTTGCATTAGTAGCTGATATTGGTGGTAGTGGTTATTTATTCCATTACGCCTTCAGTAAAAATGGTTATAGCAGTAAGCCACAAGGACCATTGTCAAAAGATGATAAGTGGTTCGTGAATTCTAAGACTGAAACTTGGCAACAAACTTCAAAAGATAAACTGAAGTTAAAAGCTAGGTTTTTACCAGCCGAAAAGAAAACTGCTAAAACTGTCGTTGTGATTCATGGTTATGGTACAGGCAGCAGTTACATGGGTGACTACGCTAAAATGTTCCATGATGCAGGTTACAACGTCTTAGCACCGGATAATCGTTCCTTCGGGATGAGTCAAGGGAAATACGTCGGTTATGGTTGGAAAGATCGTGACGACATTATGAACTGGATCAAGCAGATTAATCAAAAATTTGGTCAGAAATCAGAGATTGGTTTGTTTGGAGTCAGTATGGGAGCAGCAACGGTAATGTACACTTTGGGTAAACATCCAAGTAATGTAAAATTTGCGATTGCTGATTGTGGATATTCCACTATCTCAGGTGAGTTGAATTATCAAATTAAAGATATGTTCAATTTACCAAGTTTTCCACTCGTACCAACGGCTAGTTTATATGGCGATGCTCTAGCTGGTTATAATTTTTATCAAGCAAGTACTAAGGATACTTTAAAGAACAACAAAGTACCTTTGTACATCATTCACGGTTCAAAAGATAAATTTGTTCCAACTGAGAATGCTTATAAGAATTACCAGTACGACAAAGGTCCAAAGAAACTCTGGATAGTCAAAGGAGCAGGACACGCCGAAGCTAAAAAGGTCGCCGGTCAAAAGTATGTTACTAATACGATCGACTTTGCTAAAGAGTACTTTAAATAG
- the pnuC gene encoding nicotinamide riboside transporter PnuC yields the protein MSIFNPRWYVEQMKHWSFRSYMLLMFGLGAITASTLSHQITGIAIWTWLAGTLGFTCTVAITNAKPLNGVLGLVSALIYIFVAINAKNFSDVVLQLSYIVLLDIPVLISPQWAKDAEKHIHGLTGKKWLLTAVFFFVVWGLLYLMDTNLFISPRPIIDSISAAIGFTGALLCTLRFREQYYFWTVQGVMSIVLWGVTATQGDASPVLFLTYIMYFMNDMIAFFDSHIHWFHSDANENRARDEKVANEQA from the coding sequence ATGAGCATTTTCAACCCAAGATGGTATGTTGAACAAATGAAACATTGGAGTTTCAGAAGTTACATGCTATTAATGTTTGGTCTAGGGGCCATTACTGCATCAACACTTTCACACCAAATCACAGGTATTGCTATTTGGACTTGGTTAGCCGGTACGCTTGGTTTTACTTGTACCGTAGCGATTACTAATGCTAAGCCTTTAAACGGTGTCTTAGGACTAGTTTCAGCACTTATTTACATTTTCGTTGCTATCAACGCTAAGAACTTCTCAGATGTTGTTTTGCAATTAAGTTATATTGTATTATTGGATATTCCAGTTTTGATCAGTCCACAATGGGCTAAGGATGCTGAAAAGCATATTCATGGATTAACTGGTAAGAAATGGCTTTTAACAGCTGTCTTCTTCTTTGTTGTTTGGGGTCTATTGTACTTGATGGATACTAATTTATTCATCAGTCCACGTCCTATCATCGATTCAATATCAGCCGCTATTGGCTTTACAGGCGCTTTGTTGTGTACTTTGCGTTTCCGTGAACAATACTATTTCTGGACAGTTCAAGGTGTTATGTCAATCGTACTTTGGGGTGTTACAGCAACTCAAGGTGACGCTAGTCCAGTCTTGTTCTTGACATACATTATGTACTTCATGAACGATATGATTGCCTTCTTTGATTCACACATCCACTGGTTCCACAGTGACGCTAACGAGAATCGTGCTCGTGATGAAAAAGTGGCTAACGAACAAGCATAA
- a CDS encoding peroxiredoxin, giving the protein MNYINKEIPDFTVNAYQKGELKTFNKSDLLGKWSILFFYPADFSFVCPTELSDLQDSYDDFKAANAEIYSCSVDSQFSHMSWAQTTDTIGKIQYPMLSDQKHQLTDFFNILDEQSGQAYRGVFIIDPKGLIKSYTINAMGIGRNAREILRTLQAAQFVEAHGDNVCPANWHPGEETIKPSGDLVGKI; this is encoded by the coding sequence ATGAACTATATCAATAAAGAAATTCCTGATTTTACTGTTAATGCTTATCAAAAAGGGGAGTTGAAGACTTTTAACAAGTCAGATCTGCTCGGCAAATGGTCAATCCTTTTCTTTTATCCAGCCGATTTTTCATTTGTTTGTCCAACTGAATTGAGCGATTTGCAAGATTCTTATGACGACTTCAAAGCTGCCAACGCTGAAATTTATTCATGTTCAGTTGACAGTCAATTTTCACACATGTCTTGGGCTCAAACGACTGATACCATAGGTAAGATTCAATATCCAATGTTATCGGATCAAAAACACCAATTGACTGATTTCTTCAATATTTTAGATGAACAAAGTGGTCAAGCTTATCGTGGTGTCTTTATAATTGATCCAAAGGGACTTATCAAATCTTACACAATCAACGCTATGGGAATTGGACGTAATGCTCGTGAAATTTTGAGAACCTTGCAAGCTGCTCAATTCGTCGAAGCACATGGCGATAATGTTTGTCCTGCTAATTGGCATCCTGGGGAAGAAACAATCAAACCTAGTGGCGACTTAGTTGGTAAAATTTAA
- a CDS encoding HD domain-containing protein — MTNQNQLSKVKEFSYNKMKNDSTGHNFDHIQRVIKTVQKLLKTETADPVITLSAAYLHDVADDKLVKDPAKLETEIRQFLKATDFTPEQIDEILYITHNLSFSKSLSKNPPKLSLAGQIVQDADRLDAIGAIGITRAIYYGGANSETIYDPKILPREKMDKKEYRNLSDETIINHFYEKLLKLTSMMNTPTAKKIAEQRHQYMLDFLDEFKAEWNSEK; from the coding sequence ATGACAAATCAAAACCAACTTTCAAAAGTAAAAGAATTTTCTTACAATAAGATGAAAAATGATTCAACTGGTCACAATTTTGATCACATTCAAAGAGTCATCAAAACGGTTCAAAAATTATTAAAAACAGAAACGGCCGATCCAGTCATTACTTTATCAGCTGCCTACTTGCACGATGTAGCCGATGACAAACTAGTCAAAGATCCGGCAAAATTAGAAACTGAGATCCGCCAATTTTTAAAAGCAACGGATTTCACACCTGAACAAATCGATGAAATACTTTACATCACTCACAACTTATCCTTCAGTAAATCTTTGAGCAAAAATCCTCCAAAATTATCCCTTGCTGGACAAATTGTTCAAGACGCTGACAGACTAGATGCTATTGGAGCAATTGGCATTACCCGTGCAATTTACTATGGTGGTGCTAACTCTGAAACGATTTATGATCCAAAAATTTTACCTCGAGAAAAAATGGATAAAAAAGAATATCGTAATTTATCTGATGAGACGATTATTAATCACTTTTACGAGAAATTATTAAAATTAACTAGTATGATGAATACTCCTACAGCCAAAAAAATTGCCGAGCAACGCCATCAATACATGCTTGATTTTCTCGACGAATTTAAAGCCGAATGGAATAGTGAAAAATAG
- a CDS encoding phosphatidylglycerophosphatase A, producing the protein MVSYEELDKQYYDHIIRNLKDRGVELKDIAEIVMFLEKDYVKGLDEEVSIHAINKVLHKREAQNAIMTGIELDILAEKGLLSAPMQRIMETDESTYGIDENMAITLASLYGSVSVTNYGYVDKLKHGVLGKLNDKSTGKINVFLDDLVGAIAAGACGWLAHNEHEVQELLNQEK; encoded by the coding sequence TTGGTTTCATATGAAGAATTAGATAAGCAGTACTACGACCACATTATTCGTAATTTGAAGGATCGTGGCGTTGAATTAAAGGACATTGCTGAAATCGTTATGTTCCTAGAAAAAGATTACGTTAAAGGACTTGATGAAGAAGTTTCTATTCACGCTATCAATAAAGTCCTCCACAAACGTGAAGCTCAAAATGCCATCATGACCGGAATTGAACTCGATATTTTAGCTGAAAAAGGTCTCTTATCTGCTCCCATGCAACGAATAATGGAAACTGATGAGTCGACTTACGGTATCGATGAAAATATGGCAATCACTTTAGCCAGTCTTTACGGATCAGTTTCAGTAACTAATTATGGTTACGTGGACAAATTGAAGCATGGTGTTCTAGGCAAATTGAACGATAAATCTACCGGAAAAATCAACGTCTTCTTAGATGACCTAGTTGGTGCTATCGCTGCTGGTGCTTGTGGTTGGTTGGCTCACAATGAACATGAAGTTCAAGAACTGTTAAACCAAGAGAAATAA
- a CDS encoding universal stress protein — MYKKILVAIDGSQSSYNALNAAIDMAKQFKSALYLVSVVNTANLPMNVGVSYAPGLVNDLKASAQKDLNKATDIAKQAGISPYVQLLDGEPREQLTRFPKENDIDLIVMGKTGTNSFTRVFVGSVTRYVSEHSNINILIVV, encoded by the coding sequence GTGTATAAAAAAATATTAGTAGCTATCGATGGTAGTCAAAGTTCATACAATGCCTTGAATGCAGCGATTGATATGGCTAAACAATTTAAATCAGCCTTATATTTAGTTTCAGTCGTAAATACAGCTAATTTGCCGATGAATGTTGGTGTTTCTTATGCACCTGGGTTAGTTAACGATTTAAAGGCTAGTGCTCAAAAGGATTTAAACAAAGCAACAGACATCGCCAAACAAGCCGGAATCTCACCTTATGTCCAACTCTTAGATGGAGAGCCTAGAGAACAATTGACTAGGTTTCCTAAAGAAAATGATATTGATCTGATTGTCATGGGAAAGACTGGTACTAATTCGTTTACTAGAGTATTTGTTGGATCAGTCACACGTTATGTTTCTGAACATAGTAATATTAATATCTTAATTGTGGTTTAA